TGGCGTATCCAGGAAGCCTTGCTCGCGGCGGTAATCCACGGCGCGCTGCACGCGGCTTTTCCAGAAGGCGTAGTCAATTTCCACGTCTGCAAAAGAGAAAATGCGCACGGCAATGGAGCCCGGCTGGTAATGGCCAATGCCCAGGAACTCGTGGCGGTTGGTGTACACGGCCACAATGTCGCCCTCCTGCACGCCTTCGTCAATTTTCTTGATGGCGCCCGAGAAAACCCACGGGTGGAAGCGTCTGAGCGAATGGTCTTTGCCGTTGTGCAGGATGATGGCCGGAAGTGAAGTCATAGGAAAGAAGCCTTCGGCTGCGCCGAAATGAAATGTTTCTGCAAAATTCGGCAAAAAATATGGCTTTGTGGTACGAGATGGTTTCTAGTTTGGTGGTTAACCGTAGAAAGAAGCGCATATTGGCTTTCTGAAGGACAAAAGCGCTTTTATAACTTGCCCACAAGGTCCTTTCAGGATGACATGTGAAAATTAATTCATTTCCGTCATTCTCACATTTGAAAATAGCACATCAGCACATTGAAAAATTAGCACATTGCACAAAATCAGCACATTAAATCCTTAGCACATTGAAGAGCTTTCCAATCATAGATTTGCACTGCGACCTTACCGGCTACCTGGCCTGGATTGCCAACTCCACTCCGCTGGACGTGGACCGCATTGGCTGCGCCATTCCGCATTTGCAGGCGGGGAACGTGCGGCTGCAGACCATGGCTTTCTTCACGCCCACCGAGCCCGGCAGCGCGGCTTTCACGCTCAAGCAAGCAAATCTTTTCAAAAGTGTTTTACCCCAGGCTGGTTTTGTCCCCATTTCCAAACTGGAGCCCGAAACTGGCTTTCTGCAGCAGGACCAACTCTACATGGTGGCAGCCATTGAAAACGCCTCGGGTTTGTGCGAAGAAGACGAACCGCTGGCCAAAGCGTTTGAGCGGCTGGACGAAATCAGCAAGTTGGCCGGACCATTGCTCTACATCAGCTTCACGCACGCCGATGAAAACCGGTTCAGCGGCGGCAATTTCACGCCGGGCATCGGCCTGAAACCCGACGGCGAAGAATTGCTGCGTTCTCTCAGCGGCAAGCACATTGCCCTGGATTTGTCGCATACCTCAGACGCCGCGGCGTTTGACATGCTCACCTTGATTGACCGTGAGAACCTGAATATTCCGGTCATCGCCAGCCATTCTAATTTCAGAGAGATTTATGATGACCCGCGCAATCTGCCCAATGAACTGGTACAAGAAATTGTGCGCCGCGAAGGCCTGATTGGCATCAATTTCCTGAAGAAGTTTGTCCACCCAAATCAGCCCGAGGTCTTGCTGGAACATATTCTGTACGGGCTGGAGCACGCGCCCCACGCGTTGGCCTTTGGGGCAGATTTCTTTCAGGAGTCTGGCGTGGTGGGCGAT
This region of Rufibacter sp. LB8 genomic DNA includes:
- a CDS encoding dipeptidase; the protein is MKSFPIIDLHCDLTGYLAWIANSTPLDVDRIGCAIPHLQAGNVRLQTMAFFTPTEPGSAAFTLKQANLFKSVLPQAGFVPISKLEPETGFLQQDQLYMVAAIENASGLCEEDEPLAKAFERLDEISKLAGPLLYISFTHADENRFSGGNFTPGIGLKPDGEELLRSLSGKHIALDLSHTSDAAAFDMLTLIDRENLNIPVIASHSNFREIYDDPRNLPNELVQEIVRREGLIGINFLKKFVHPNQPEVLLEHILYGLEHAPHALAFGADFFQESGVVGDSYFHAEHRNAAKYQEILRSLERQVSVEDLQQLSHGNAVRFLQKLWPKM